In a genomic window of Amblyomma americanum isolate KBUSLIRL-KWMA chromosome 4, ASM5285725v1, whole genome shotgun sequence:
- the LOC144129209 gene encoding alpha-tocopherol transfer protein-like, whose product MKNKKTVAAAADMAQIRENVPRNNLEDALTTEADALSHLFELIAGEPSLDCPTDEDFLLKYLRGRKYNTHDAFRTIKKYFKMRRNNPDMFDALDPYSIPFDFVCRKHQLVTVSREKDANGRAVILLKIGTWNTDICSLNEFFRTAIAHVEHLLLDEEVQLNGVVFMMDFKGLSIYHLLHYTPPVIKRLFSLMQDCYPLRLKGIYATNNPPLFDILFTIAKRFMKAKLVRRTHLFGYDLNMLRNLVPDDVIPEEFGGFLESYDYDAMEEDLKNHAEYFREISKRGYHDEEKNNA is encoded by the exons ATGAAGAACAAGAAGAcagttgctgctgccgctgacaTGGCGCAGATCCGAGAGAATGTGCCGCGTAACAATTTGGAGGACGCCTTAACGACAGAGGCGGATGCTCTGAGTCATTTGTTTGAGCTGATCGCAG GTGAGCCGTCGTTGGACTGTCCCACAGATGAAGACTTCCTTCTCAAGTATCTACGTGGACGAAAGTACAACACCCACGATGCTTTCCGAACAATTAAGAAATACTTCAAAATGCGGCGAAACAACCCGGACATGTTCGATGCTCTGGATCCATATTCCATTCCTTTCGATTTCGTATGTCGCAAGCACCAGTTGGTGACAGTGTCTCGCGAAAAAGATGCCAACGGCAGAGCTGTGATTTTACTGAAGATTG GAACCTGGAACACCGACATATGTTCACTGAACGAATTCTTCAGAACGGCCATAGCTCACGTCGAACATCTTCTTCTCGATGAGGAAGTTCAGCTCAATGGTGTCGTCTTCATGATGGACTTCAAAGGTCTGAGCATCTATCATTTGCTTCACTACACACCGCCAGTCATCAAACGGCTGTTCAGCCTGATGCAG GATTGCTATCCGCTACGGCTCAAGGGAATCTATGCAACTAATAATCCCCCTTTGTTCGACATTCTCTTCACAATCGCCAAGCGCTTTATGAAGGCCAAACTGGTGAGAAGG ACTCACCTCTTTGGTTACGACCTGAACATGCTTCGTAACCTGGTGCCTGACGACGTCATTCCAGAAGAATTCGGAGGTTTCCTCGAAAGCTACGACTATGACGCGATGGAGGAGGACTTGAAGAATCACGCGGAATATTTCCGTGAGATCAGCAAACGTGGCTACCACGACGAGGAAAAAAATAATGCATGA